From Salminus brasiliensis chromosome 12, fSalBra1.hap2, whole genome shotgun sequence:
GGGCAGAAAAGTTTCCCTTACCATGCAGCTCCTCCTGCATCTACAAAGCATCGGCACTCTGTGTCCCAACTCACTCTTTTTTGGTTACACTCGGCTTGGACTCGGAACTCCCTGTCCTGTTACACACAGAGAGTGATCAACTGTCCCTGCAGGAacatacatttaattaatatttttccgGTAACAATGACATTTCCTGGCACACCTCTATGCTGGTAAGGTCTCCATCTTCTAAATCAGTGAGCTCGCCTTCAATGAAGATCCCTGGGATAAACTGGGCATCTGGGGCTAGGAGTGGACCAAGAGGCCATTTTTTCAGTCTAGGTACAGGCTCTCTCTCACCACCCATTTTTAATAGACCATTGGAGAACAATAATATCTGCTCTCTCTGAAAAAGAACATTTTGTTTAGCTGTTTAAGTCGTTAATTgatccatatatatatgtaaaacatAAGTCATAGAAGAACATCAGTGTTATTCTCTGTCCTGTCTTACCTTAGCTGTAACTGGGACTTGCAGAGCAGCTACATAACTAGAAGAAAGCCCAGAGGCGGGGTTCCAGATGTCAGGTAGAGAGTATGCTGTCTCCACTGTGACTGTCAGCAGATTGGATTCAGAAAGCTGGGAGTCTGAAAGCAGAGGCTCATGGACACTGACTGACACATCTAGTGTTGGCTGTGGAAAGAACATGTCAAAGTCAAATAcaaatgtaaatgcagtgtGGGTATTTTATCTGATAATCTGCCTTCTGTATCACTATAAGCAGACATCAACACAAAATAAAATCTATACTGTAGTGTTTAACAAATGGCACatacaaggtgtgtgtgtttgcgtccATGTGCATGTTTTGTATATTCAAGATCACTGGAAGTTGCATATTCAATTAATAATTTAAGCCTCAAACATCAGATGATTCAGACAATTTAGTgcagtggatactaaatacaGTGTAAACTGGCACAAGGTACAAGGTTCAAAATGATTAATGTAATCAGTTTTCTTGATATTGCTAACTTATAGTTAGCTCATGAACTAAATAAACACTGGGATCAAATTACTTTAAAATAACCAGAACCACTTGTGCCTGACCAGTAATTCAGGGCCTAATACTAGTAAAATGCATCTGAATATCATTTTAAGCACGAAACATAACATAAGATGCTATAACATACAACCTTATttgataaataaatgtaaacaaaaaaataatcgAATAAACTGAAAAATAGaaaagagagatacagaaaagTGCTAAGAATGCAACTTAATAAGAATACAATTTAGTAGAACTGTTAAAcgtattttacattttttttctctaaatccaattactgaagtttacagGTTTACAACTTTTCCCTGTACCCTTACTTTTATTCCCCCATCTTGTGAGGCACTCTGAGTAGGTGATCCAGGTGTAGGATGAAGCATCACAGTGGAAGAATAGCTGCATTGCCCTGTAGTTAGAACATGAAGTGACGTATTTCAAATCCAGCCTTATAAAACTAGTACTTATGAAACTAGTAAAACAAGTACTAAAGGCTTGGCCCAAAACAGGGACAAATTATGAATGAGAGCTAGTGGCCACCCACTGGCATGATTTCAGTCATCAGCATTAGCTCAAAATAAATTGCTACTAGCTTTCACTTGAAACTGACATAGACACTCATTATGGGAATAAAATGAGTAAACACTTAAGTCTCACCTTGCAATAGAGGAAGCAGGTCCACTACAGCCTGTCCCAGAACATAAGTCTTATCGtccttttgttttttctccttGGGTAAGACTTCTATGACTGTTACTAATGGACCACAAAGACCGATATGTTTCTTTTAGTCcttaataaatttaaatttgttATTATACAACAGTCTGGAAAGTGTACACATgtgtacacatacacatcaAAAGCACagactctttaaactttctgctTTCACTCTGCAACCATGGGTCATCTGAGTAAGTGTATAAAAAGCTGAAAGCACAGACATCCACTGTGGATCATTGCTTGTACAAACTTAGTAAAAATAAGGAAAACTTTGACTTTGTTGCAAAACTTTTTTACAGAACATTTTACAGATGAGTTTTAGGATCAAGGGCTGTGCACTGAgtatattgtttttgttgtgttgctgccagtggcattggcaataCTGTACAGGTGGAGTACCATCAAATCCTGAATACAAAGGTGTTATAAGGTacattgttttgtattttatttttttctgttataaaataaatactaactGCTTAAttttcctgaaaaaaaaaaactcggAGAAAGCTATATAGTCATGCCTTGTGAATTAGCATCCAAAATATAAAATGCGTGGACATGTTCAATAGTGAGGAGAACGTTCAGTTTTGGCAACTTCTtaaatgagctctgaaataaataaatgattatcaATCTACTCATggtttagcagagctcagtaacatttacataaataatggatcagctctttaaattAACACAGACTACTCGCAGATCTTAGTAATACTCAGTTGCACTCAGTTATAACTAGGGTTGTTTTTCACATTCTTTCACATTCTTTGAGGCCAATATTGTTTTGACATTATATCATAGTGCTGTATCACTGTGATTTAAATGTAGttttaaaaatgactgaataaattattaaacaACTGGCTGACTGGTTGGCTGAGAAATGAAGAGAGGTCACATAATTACCAAAACCAAATAGATTACTGACTTACGTATGACAGGTTCACGAGCCAGATCATCCAAAGTATGGGCTACTTCTGAACATTGAAAGCTACAGGTGAAGCAGTAATTCACACAGTCATCCACTGGCACATCCAGCTTCTGTGAGTCTCCCAACACAATCCCATTAAATTCAGCTCGAACAAAGTTGAGAAATGGCTCATTTTTATTACCTCTCTGAAAGTACAATAAAGTAACATTATACAAAAATTTGATCATAATTTTGAAACAGGAAGCAGTACACAACAGGAGCATATTATTTATCAATAGGGGTCAATCATTTATTCAATTCTCTCAAAAAATACTTTTGTAATTTAATTaccacatttacattatttgtgTTCTGTTAAATTGAAAAAAGTACACTAGTAAACAATGGCTGAACGTTTTTCATTAGTAACGTTGGACATAAATCCTGTTGGCTACTTGATTGAAATAGAGATAATCTTGATAAATCTAAAAacgtttttatttaaataacatttaaatgtgaTTTTAAATTAAAACTAAGCTACTGTGTTTTTCgagctatttatctagatattttactttatatttaaatatttataaatatattgatatataaatgtatatattaatataaatacatttagctGCTAGTAAAAACTAATatttatagctagctagctagctagctagctagctagcatctaGTAGAAATAGCTCTTTACAACGCAGCTATAGTTTAGCGTTCCCTTTTTAATAATTAGTCTTACCAAATGATTTCCTCGTAACACAGTTATTTGTACTGGAACACCAGCCGCTTCTTGGTGAGCATCCATTCTGAaatttacaacaaaaaaaatgatggtTTGACACACTTCCAAATGTCCCCGTCTCTAAGCGTGTCCGTGTCCCCATAGCAACGGAATGTTCTCGCGATGTCCTGGCTGTTCGCGTTTAGAGGTGAAAGCGATCTTCCGTTGGAgaggcagtaaaaaaaaacaaaaaaaaacaataatatcaGATATACGGTCCAAACAACTTGTGGCGCGACTAAGTAAAGTATCACAGTGTTATAAATATATTGGTGCACATGTACTCAGCGAAGTGTCTTGGATTTATGTAACATTACGCTGTCTTATCCAGGTAGTTTGGTTTATGGCGGGTTACTTTGAAATAGACGTCTGGCGTAGTGCACTTTGAACTCTAAAGTCAGATCGTCTGTCGTATCTTCGAAAATGCGTTACCAGATACGCTTCTTGTGATGGTAACAGTGGTGCATAACTGTAGATTTTGTCGTTTACGGATAGCTACGTTAACGGACATGCCAGGGAtccaaaaatgtctttttttgtgGATGAAGCCATTAAAATGTGGAGGAGGAAAGAGGCAAAGCTGACTGAAACGACCAAACAATGCAAATATATTTTACGCTCCATGTAAGTTGTATTGATCTTCAGGtttaatttgattgcatttttgATCGTGTGTTGTGCATGTGTTAAGAGTTAACATGTAATGTCGAAATGTCTCGTGTTTTCCAGGAAGACGCTTGTAAAACATAACCGTGAAACCGACAGATCAACCAGTGTGTGCGTAAAAGATGAAGGTAAGAAAGAAGTAAAGCAGTAAGCCCCGGCAAGCGTGCTTGAGTTAGTATTCTCATGAATTTTAGCTACCTTTTTTTGTTAACCACGCAAACTCCTTTTAATTTCCCAGATATTCCTGTGAAAGAACAGCAAGAGATTGCGCTACTAGAACAGGTTCTAAAAAAGGCATTAAAAGTTCGCAGCAGTTCTGCACTGCCCAAAAACCATGGTTCAGATTTGCAAGAAAAAAACCCTTCAAAAAACAGCAGTGCCAGAAACAGTCCAGTACCTGTCGGAACCACTGTTAAAGAAGCTGTTGAAAtgaacccccccaaaaaaacattgtCCACTGAGCTGCAATGGAGACATCTGCAACCTGTTCTTTCTAAAAGAGGATCACTGTCTCAGCCTGCCATCAGAGGGAAACTTCTGGTAACGAAACCTGCTCCAGTACAGAACGTAGATGTTCAAAAGTCATCTAGCCTTTGGACTACTTGTTCCAAAGACTCCAACAAGGAAAAGAGTATAGACTTAAAAGAATTAAGGTCAAGTCAAATATCACCTCTAGAAGAGCAAATGTGAGTATAACCTTTTCAGCTAATGAAAAGCATTAGCCCCTTGTTTAATACAGCTAAATAGTACTTTTGTTGTGTTGCAGGGTGCTTTCTCCTTTGTTACCAGTATGGCAAGTGCAAAGGGCCAAGAAGAACaggtcagtaaaaaaaaaaaaaaaagattgatagAGACACACCATTTCTACCCTGTCTACCATACCTAAATGGtgcaaatatgtatatataaaagaatAGGTCTTTGGGGGAAAAGGAAGCagacaaatgtgtttttcactCTGGTTGGATATGCAGGCTTGTTTTGGTATTGTATGCTAATAAGCCTGAGGTATGGAGGACATGCACCCCCACTtctattgggggggggggggtcatacaTTATTCTCTAATTTACTTCACAGTATGCTGACAAAATATGTAAAACCATTGGCTTACTATGTTGTATTTATTAGTTTCTTAATGTAGTCTTCTACCTGGTTTGAAAGTACGTCCATAGTGTCTGATTTTGtcatttaatgttcagaagaggaatgttatttttgttgttgcacTTTTGTTGGTAATTCCTCTGTTTTACATAGCTATAGTAGGAAGATAAAATGGTCAATAAAGTTTTTGCAGCCTATAGAGGTTATCAATTATCATTGATTTTATCCTTAATTATTTTCAGACTGTGGAATAAAGTTCTGACCCGACACTCAAAGCCTGGACTTGAGCAAGCTCGCTTTCGGGAGAGACTTATCAGCACTGTATCCTTTCAAAAGTGGATTGAATGCCTATAATCATTTGCACTGTGCTGGAACCTTTTTGCCAATTTCAGATGCAACAGCCCCAGCTGGAAAACACACAGTTTGGGCAGTTGGTAGTATGCCAAAGCAATACtaactgtttttttccccattttttttcattattagtGGGTGTCTAAAATCGTATTAATGGGGCTATCACCTTTAATTAAAAGAGGGGctttgtaatgtttttttcatgttttagtaatagtaataattagtaatagtttattaattcacttttttgttttcttaaataaaatagtgttattataaatatagagtATTATAAGATTATTCAAATGATGGCTTGGCTTCTTGACACTTTCTCAAAGATATGGCCTTCTGGACAGGTAGCAGTCAGAGGAGCAGAGCTGGACAACCTCACACTGCTGGGGCTGGACCTGACTCACTGCTACCGTGCTGAGCTCCTGGGCCAACAGCCATTTTCAGCCTGTGGGATGGGCGAGGATCCAGGTaccagagagacacacacagagagagagataaaattTTATAGCAGAAGTGTGTAAGAGGAGAGACTGAGAGATGAGTATTGAGACCAAAGAGATTGTCTGAGGTGCAATGAAATGTTTTGGGAGAGACTCAACTGTTGGGTTTTTAACTAGTCAAAGCTTTATTGTAAAGTGGCAAAGAGAATTAAATCTCAACTACAGTTTGCCCAAAGGCATATGGGAGACTCTACAGTGAATTGGGAGAAGGTTCTTTAGTCTGTTGAGACCAAAATGGAGATTTATGGCCATCAAACTAGACACTATGTTTGGTGGCCTCCTTTCCAGATGATGTTCAGTGACATTTTAATACTCCAAGttcagacaggtgtctttatactacagTCATTTGAGACACATTTACTGCTCTCAATTTCACTACTTGTAAGACTACTAGCATATTTTTTATAGgaatctgttttcactttggCATTAAATAGTTTTATTCTTGTAAAAAAATATTGACCATGACTCCAtttataaaatcaataaaaggAAACCATCCAAGTGGGTGAATACTCTTTATAGGCAATGCGAGTGCTTGTGCTGACTCTTTTGAGTTAATTGCTGTTTTGAAGTACTAAATGCTTGTTAGTATAGTGTACTCACTTTCaactgtttgcaataaaccagtcaaacaagaccaatttaaatagctcaacacaactaatttAACAAGAAATGTACCCAGATTCAATTCAAAAGGCAATGTGAGGGCTTGTGCTAAGTCTTCAGAGTTAATTGCTGTTTTAAATGTAATCCTGTTTTTCATTCCAGTATGAATGCTTATTATGTGCAGTAGGACTAAGCATGTCCTTATTTTGTTAATGTAAAACAAGTTATGCAGCAGTTAGTCTACAAGTACTGAAAGGAAGAGTTGTGTGCATCCTTAATATCCTGCCTTGTATTTTCATTTAAACAGAAATATCAGTGGAGAGGGAGTATGAATCGCTGCTAATGCTACAGGGACTGGAAAAAATGATGGTCAAAGTCATTAAAGAGGGTGACTGCCTTAAAAAAGgtatttagtccttattgtttgAATCTGGAGCACAGTTGTGCGTGTGTAAAGCGTGGTGGATGAAAGGATGAATGAgaactaatgattatttttgGACAGTTTCAATCTTTCCGTCTGGTATAGTGCACGGCATAATCTTGTTTAGAGGAAGTGTGTGTTGGACTAAACTGTGAAAGCAATTGTGGATTCACTCTTTTCAGCACTTCTTCAGCTCTCATTGAAATGCTAATGGGCTTTGGCTTGAAATGGGAATAGTAAATACAGTAGTGCACTGAATTAccaaagaaaatacattttaatttcagCCTCCTTCTAGGTACTATGTATTATTACATGCTCAGGACcaccaaatatttaaaaaagtttaagattatacagtggggggaaaagtatttagttagttaccaattgtgcaagttctcccagaGAGAACTTGCGAGAGGcctgagagaggcctgtaattgacatcataggtaaacctcaactatgagagagaaaatgagaaaaaaaattctgaaaatcacattgtctgatttttaaagaatttatttgcaaataatggttgaaaataagtatttggtcacctacaaacaaaaagccagatttctggctgtcacagacctgtaacttcttctttaagaggcttctctgtcctccactcattacctgtattaatgtcacctgtttgaactcgttaacagtataaaagacacctgcccacaacttcaaacagtcacactacaaactccactatggtgaagaccaaagagctgtcgaaggacaccagaaacaaaattgtagacctgcaccaggctgggaagactgaatgtgcagtaggcaagcagcttggtgtgaagaaatctactgtgggagcaataatcagaaaatgggagacctacaagaccactgctaatctccctcgatcaggggctccacgcaagatctcagcacGTGGGGTCAAAAtaatcacaagaacggtgagcaaaaatcccagaaccacaccgggggacctagtgaatgatctgcagaaagctgggaccaacgttacaaaggctaccatcagtaaaaCACTACGTCGCCAGGGACTAGTAAAACACTAcgtcttgcagtgccagacgtgttcccctgcttaagccagtacatatcggggcgcgtctgaagtttgctagagagcatttggatgttctggaagagtattgggagaatgtcttatggtcagatgaaaccaaagtagaactgtttggtacaaacacaactcattgtgtttggaggagagtgaatgctgagttgcatccaaagaacaccaactgtgaagcatgggggtggcaacatcatgctttggggctgtttctctgcagaggGACTAGGAcaactggtccgtgtacatgaaagaatgaaatggggccatgtattgtgagattttgagcgcaaacctctgtcattgccaacaaaggatatataacaaagtattgagattaacttttgttattgaccaaatacttattttccaccattatttgcaaataaattctttaaaaatctgacaatgattttctgattttttttctttttctctcattttgtctcataGTTgcggtctacctatgatgtcaattacaggcctctctcatctttttaagtgggagaacttgcacaattggtgactgactaaatacttttttccccactgtaattctgttcattggttctttaaggaaaaTGTTATGTATGTCCCTCAGAGTGGGAGAGGAAAGTTGGGACGCCACCATGCCCACTGCGAAAGAGAAGTGAGCGGGGAGAGTCAGTGCAGTCCTGTCTGCCACTCATAATGTTTTACAGCACTGAAGCAGAGTTTGAGGAGTTGGACCGTCTAAGGCTTCAAGTAGATCAGCTTAAGTTGGAGATCCGCTTGCACCAGGTCAGAGCAACGCCTGATAGACCTCTCATAATCCAGCACCCTGTCCAGTTCACTAGTTGAAAGGGTATACAGTTGCTGCTACCATTGCAAATAATGCTGTTAAATAATTGTTAGTACAGTGTACTCACTTTCaactgtttgcaataaaccagtcaaaaagaccaatttaaatagctcagcACAACTAATTTACCAAGAAATTTATCAAAATTCAATTTAAAATACCACAGATTTATTGTAGAATTATTCAAGCTCAAGAGTATTTAAGACTTtgttaaaaatactaaaattagATTAGCTGCAAATGATTAGAACAGCCTTAGACAGAATTTTGAAGGAGTATTAAAAAGCTTATCCAAAAAGCTTGGAAGCTGTTGAAAAGGTTCAAAGATTTTACAACTCAAAACAGTCCAATTATAACAATGTTACCTAGCTAGTTACATTTTCCTCTTGATAAGAAAAATAGTTCCCCATGCTAATGAGCAAAAAGGTACTATTGCATATGTTTCACTAGCCTGACATGTGAGCAATAAAAGAAAAGCATTTGCATTAACAGCTGAAGTTTTTGTCACAGCCAGGCATTTTGGCACAGTAATGTAAAggttattttaattaattcctTAAAATAATCAATAGTCAGTTAGAACTGGCATGTATTACCAATAGTCATGAATAATTGTTTATGTGCATAACATAACGTAGCATTAGTTTTCCATTATTTTCtcatgtgtgttttctgtttatttgttttttgtttttttttacatttatggcatttttttctttttctacaggCTATATCTGATCTCACACACCATCTGACCCCTAAGCAGTCCATATCTGAGTGGCCCTGTGCTACTTCACTACGTGGCCTGTATTCACTCCTTGGAGAGGGGGGTGCACACTTTCCTACCCTAGTTTTAGACTCTGAGCCACATTAAATTTAAACATAGACTATTGGTCGATATCAGTTTGACTTTGGGTCACACAGTACCCATCCTGACAATTTTAGGACCCTGAGACCTGATTGGAAGTCTTCATCTTAAACAACAATTTAGAAGAGATTTTTTTGTGAGAGAGCCTGTGTGGCTGACAGATGTTAGCTCAAATTGCTTTTTTCCCAAATAGCTGCTGTGTTAAATGCTGAGATCCGAGAGCTTGCAGCTGTTCTGATGAAGCAGGAATAAAGCTGCCAGCTGGTCTTCTGTCATTAATGACTCTTCTTCCCTCTGCTTGCGGCTGTTTTTAATCACTGTAGATGAGCTGGCAGCTTACTGAGCCCAATGCTGAGCATTTATCTCATAAATATTAGCGATGCTTCATGACATTGGTTATATAAGTGTTCACCGGCAGAGAGCGctgtattattacttttgtgtTTTGATGAGTCCTTGATCTGCCAGTACCCTTGCACTGTAGGTGTTGCTTTTCCTAAACTATGAATTGCTAATGTTTCTAATCTGTTTGTAGagaaaacattaaaactacAATATATGGGTAATttgaaatacaataaataatactTCTAGAAGTTACAAATAGCAGATTTGCTGCTGGTCACATGGCTTGTTATAACATCAGAACTGGGCTAAACTTCTGTTTTCAGTTAATCTGCTTTGCACGGGTAGACCATAAATGCTAGTGAACTTTCATGAAATTCCATCCACTAAAGACAATGTGACCATTTAATCTATTGGCTCTGTTTTACTGTGTGGAAACAAGGTAAAGACTAAACATTGTATATTCTGTCAGTCTAGGTCTATTAGGTACCCTGAGTGAACAGAGGTGTTTTTCGCAGTTTCGATGTGCATTGTACACTGCCAGTCCTAAAATGGCATCTGTTATTTTGATGTACATAACAAGAGCTGTATATCGTCAACCAAGTCCATTTAGTGTCTACTCATTACCAGTATGACTCTTCATGTTATTTGCAGTACATGTGCTTGGCATCACTGTGGTAAATATGCAGTGCAAGCAGTTATATCCCAGGTTTGTATGAGTACAGAGCCTTATATAGTGCCAGCAGGATTTATTTACACAAGACCACTGTATGGGAAAGTGAAAATGTTGCTCTATGGATTGTTATAATACACTGTGCCCACAATCAGGTGGCACAATCTGCTCCAGACTGGTGGCACAGGTGGTGCTAGATTCCCACAGCGGGGCCGTGGGTGGGTGCCGCCCTCCATCCTCCACCCACTCTGCTCACATGCACTGACTCACCCACAGACCCAGAGCAGGGAGTAGACCTCCCAATTTGAGCTGAGACCATGAAATGTGCAGGCAAGTCAACTGACAAAGATGAGAAATTTGAAGTGCCATGTTAACAAGTTTTTGCTTATGGCCcaaataataaatgaacacacatTACTGATTTGACTTTTCTGATTCTTCCCCTAAGCAGTGAGAACAGACTGTTTTTAAGCCGTTCAAGCTCCTTCATATTTGTGTGCCATTCATTCCATGGTATTGATTTTTGCTGGCAGAAAATCCCAGTTAGCCTGTGCAATGAGAACACCAgcacagctcagtgtttacatacactaaCATGAACAGGGGAAATATATTCTGAGAACGCTACTAGAATCAACTATTAACATATCTTCATTAAGCGTCTTGGTTTGAAGGAATGTTTACGTAATGCTAATATTCCTGATTATTTAATGATTAATGACATTTCTTTACACTGCTCACTTCGCTAACTGTTTTTGGGTGAAGT
This genomic window contains:
- the tedc2 gene encoding uncharacterized protein tedc2 — translated: MSFFVDEAIKMWRRKEAKLTETTKQCKYILRSMKTLVKHNRETDRSTSVCVKDEDIPVKEQQEIALLEQVLKKALKVRSSSALPKNHGSDLQEKNPSKNSSARNSPVPVGTTVKEAVEMNPPKKTLSTELQWRHLQPVLSKRGSLSQPAIRGKLLVTKPAPVQNVDVQKSSSLWTTCSKDSNKEKSIDLKELRSSQISPLEEQMVLSPLLPVWQVQRAKKNRLWNKVLTRHSKPGLEQARFRERLISTIWPSGQVAVRGAELDNLTLLGLDLTHCYRAELLGQQPFSACGMGEDPEISVEREYESLLMLQGLEKMMVKVIKEGDCLKKEWERKVGTPPCPLRKRSERGESVQSCLPLIMFYSTEAEFEELDRLRLQVDQLKLEIRLHQAISDLTHHLTPKQSISEWPCATSLRGLYSLLGEGGAHFPTLVLDSEPH